The Planktothrix tepida PCC 9214 genome window below encodes:
- a CDS encoding manganese catalase family protein, which yields MFFHKKEPIEKGINIDEPNPRFAQLLLEQFGGATGELTAALQYWVQSFHVENPGIRDMLQDIAIEEFGHLEMVGKLIEAHTKNVDQTEAFKSTLFTVRGMGPHLLDSQGQAWTAAYVNEGGDVVRDLRANIGAEAGARQTYEELIKLAPDPGTKDTLVYLLTREVSHTKMFMKALDSLGKLTDPLFGNIQPDETVNIYYNLSSNGQDSRGPWNSEPDFQYIADPQVSR from the coding sequence ATGTTTTTTCATAAGAAAGAACCGATTGAAAAAGGAATCAATATTGATGAACCGAATCCTCGTTTTGCCCAATTACTTCTCGAACAATTTGGGGGAGCGACGGGGGAGTTAACGGCAGCTTTGCAATATTGGGTACAATCGTTTCATGTGGAAAATCCCGGTATTCGAGATATGCTTCAAGATATTGCCATTGAAGAATTTGGGCATTTAGAAATGGTAGGGAAACTGATAGAAGCCCATACAAAAAATGTCGATCAAACGGAAGCGTTTAAAAGTACCTTATTTACTGTTCGAGGAATGGGCCCCCATTTATTAGATTCTCAAGGTCAAGCTTGGACAGCCGCCTATGTGAATGAAGGAGGCGATGTTGTTCGAGATTTACGCGCTAATATTGGGGCGGAAGCCGGGGCTCGACAAACCTATGAAGAGTTAATTAAATTAGCGCCTGACCCCGGTACAAAAGATACCTTAGTGTATTTACTGACCCGTGAAGTTTCCCATACCAAAATGTTTATGAAAGCCTTAGATTCGTTAGGGAAATTAACAGATCCGTTATTTGGAAATATTCAACCGGATGAAACGGTTAATATTTACTATAATCTCTCCAGCAATGGTCAAGATAGTCGAGGCCCCTGGAATTCGGAACCTGATTTTCAATATATTGCTGATCCGCAAGTTAGTCGTTAA
- a CDS encoding COG4705 family protein, producing MSKIPQITLLFWIMKICATTLGETAGDLLSMTLNVGYGASSLILIGIFLATLIIQLVSKSYHPILYWTVILSTSTAGTTISDYMDRTLGLGYAKGSLILVTILVAIFMFWKYRFGTLSVTNINTLPLEILYWTAILFSNTLGTALGDFLADSSGLGFAGGALLIASLLGLILAANYFTEISKVALFWMAFVLTRPFGATLGDVLTKTHEKGGLGYGTIGSSIVLLSILVACILFTTLQQRGITATKIADNE from the coding sequence ATGAGCAAAATTCCACAAATTACTCTCTTATTCTGGATTATGAAGATCTGTGCAACCACTCTGGGAGAAACCGCAGGAGATCTTTTATCAATGACCCTGAATGTCGGTTACGGAGCTAGTTCTCTAATTTTGATAGGGATATTTTTAGCCACCCTGATTATTCAATTAGTCTCAAAAAGTTATCACCCTATCCTATATTGGACTGTGATTCTTTCAACAAGTACGGCGGGGACAACGATTTCTGATTATATGGATCGTACTTTGGGGCTAGGCTACGCCAAGGGTTCTTTAATTTTAGTCACCATTCTCGTGGCTATTTTTATGTTCTGGAAATACCGTTTTGGGACTTTATCGGTTACTAATATTAACACCCTTCCACTTGAAATCCTTTATTGGACTGCCATTTTATTTTCCAATACGTTAGGTACAGCATTGGGTGATTTTCTAGCGGATAGTTCCGGCTTGGGATTTGCAGGAGGAGCTTTGTTAATTGCGAGTTTACTCGGTTTAATATTAGCAGCGAATTATTTTACTGAAATTTCTAAAGTTGCGTTATTTTGGATGGCATTTGTTCTCACCCGACCCTTTGGGGCAACATTGGGAGACGTTCTAACAAAAACTCACGAGAAAGGCGGTTTGGGTTATGGAACCATTGGCTCATCTATTGTTCTTTTATCGATATTGGTAGCTTGTATCTTATTCACTACTTTACAGCAAAGAGGAATAACAGCCACGAAAATTGCTGACAATGAATAA